A single genomic interval of Nostoc commune NIES-4072 harbors:
- the rsmA gene encoding 16S rRNA (adenine(1518)-N(6)/adenine(1519)-N(6))-dimethyltransferase RsmA: protein MIRPRKVFAQHWLKSEKALDAIIKAAECTKSDRSAKGDRVLEIGPGTGILTRRLLPLVQSLVAVEIDRDLCQLLSNQLGKTENFLLLQGDFLSLDLPSYLAAFPNFHKPNKVVANIPYNITGPIIEKLLGTIANPNPEPFDSIVLLVQKEVAERLYAKPGSKTFGALSVRVQYLAECELICTVPAAAFHPPPKVDSAVVRLRPRKIEIPALNPRQLENFLKLGFGSKRKMLRNNLQSVIERDRLSHLLEQLKINPQARAEDLGVQQWVILANELGVGSRE from the coding sequence ATGATCCGACCGCGTAAGGTCTTTGCTCAACATTGGCTCAAAAGTGAGAAGGCGCTCGACGCAATTATTAAAGCAGCAGAGTGTACAAAAAGCGATCGCTCCGCTAAAGGCGATCGCGTCCTAGAAATTGGCCCTGGAACCGGGATTCTGACTCGTCGTTTATTACCTTTAGTACAATCTCTGGTTGCAGTTGAAATAGACCGCGACTTATGCCAACTGTTGTCAAACCAGCTTGGTAAGACTGAAAATTTTTTACTGCTGCAAGGCGATTTTCTCAGTCTAGATTTACCATCTTATCTGGCAGCCTTTCCCAATTTCCACAAGCCAAACAAGGTAGTAGCCAATATTCCTTACAACATTACAGGGCCAATCATTGAGAAACTACTGGGTACGATCGCTAACCCCAATCCCGAACCATTTGATTCAATAGTGTTGCTGGTACAAAAAGAAGTAGCAGAAAGATTATATGCTAAACCAGGCTCAAAAACCTTTGGGGCGTTGAGTGTGCGGGTACAGTATTTGGCTGAGTGTGAGTTAATCTGCACAGTCCCAGCGGCCGCATTCCATCCACCGCCAAAAGTCGATTCGGCAGTGGTGCGGTTGCGTCCCCGAAAAATAGAAATACCAGCGCTTAATCCTCGACAGTTAGAGAATTTCTTAAAGTTGGGGTTTGGTTCCAAGCGCAAAATGTTACGAAATAATTTGCAATCAGTTATAGAACGCGATCGCTTGAGCCACTTACTGGAACAATTAAAAATAAATCCCCAAGCTAGAGCCGAAGACCTCGGCGTTCAGCAATGGGTAATTCTTGCAAACGAATTGGGAGTGGGGAGTAGGGAGTAG
- the ispE gene encoding 4-(cytidine 5'-diphospho)-2-C-methyl-D-erythritol kinase, producing the protein MHSYSLIAPAKINLYLEIIGDRPDGYHELVMILQSIGLVDQIDVRSISTDSIRIHCNHPQVPTDKSNLAYRAAELMAMQFPQAFAQYGGVEISINKQIPVAAGLAGGSTNAAAVLVGIDLLWKLGLTQSELEELGGTLGSDVPFCVAGGTAIATGRGEQLSPLPSLDNIYILLAKYRSLEVSTAWAYKTYQEQFGHSYIRDSENLAARANAVHSGAIVKAVVNKDVGEIAQKLHNDLERVVLPAYPQVLQLREVFANQEGVLGTMMSGSGPTVFALFESQQQAELVLRQVRESILDEDLELFVTRTITHGIKVASSV; encoded by the coding sequence ATGCATTCCTACAGCCTAATTGCCCCTGCCAAAATCAACTTGTATCTGGAAATCATTGGCGATCGCCCGGATGGATATCATGAGTTAGTTATGATACTTCAAAGTATCGGACTTGTAGACCAAATTGATGTCCGTTCCATCAGCACTGATAGCATCCGTATTCACTGCAACCACCCACAAGTACCGACAGATAAAAGTAATCTGGCTTACCGCGCAGCAGAATTAATGGCAATGCAATTTCCCCAAGCCTTCGCTCAATATGGGGGTGTGGAGATTAGCATAAACAAGCAAATTCCTGTAGCTGCTGGGTTGGCTGGAGGTTCGACGAATGCAGCAGCTGTCTTAGTAGGAATAGATTTACTGTGGAAGTTGGGGCTAACTCAGTCCGAATTAGAGGAGTTGGGAGGTACACTTGGTTCGGATGTCCCATTTTGTGTAGCGGGTGGAACTGCGATCGCAACAGGTAGAGGTGAGCAACTTTCTCCTTTGCCAAGTTTGGATAATATTTATATACTGTTGGCAAAATACCGCAGCCTGGAAGTTTCCACCGCTTGGGCATACAAAACCTATCAAGAGCAGTTTGGTCATTCTTATATTAGAGATAGCGAAAACTTGGCAGCGCGTGCTAATGCAGTTCATTCAGGAGCAATAGTAAAAGCTGTCGTAAATAAAGATGTGGGAGAAATTGCCCAAAAATTGCACAATGATTTGGAGCGCGTGGTATTGCCAGCCTATCCCCAAGTATTGCAACTGCGAGAAGTATTTGCAAATCAAGAAGGCGTTTTAGGAACAATGATGTCTGGCTCTGGACCAACAGTATTTGCTCTTTTTGAGTCTCAGCAGCAGGCAGAACTAGTTTTGCGGCAAGTGAGAGAATCAATTCTTGATGAGGACTTAGAATTGTTTGTAACTCGGACAATCACACATGGTATTAAAGTGGCATCGTCTGTTTAA
- a CDS encoding DUF3082 domain-containing protein, with the protein MSDQNLTPQTDTKIQVTASPLRCLTGAVISGGMGYAMYSLMIAIATNFATKPLHSINPLVIRISSAVRTLVVGVVALGSGIFGIVALGLLALGVQLLVQELSKQKSSEN; encoded by the coding sequence ATGAGTGACCAAAATTTAACACCACAAACGGATACTAAAATACAGGTGACAGCGAGTCCTTTACGCTGTTTAACTGGGGCGGTGATTTCTGGAGGAATGGGATATGCAATGTATTCGCTGATGATTGCGATCGCTACAAATTTTGCTACTAAACCTCTCCATTCAATTAATCCATTAGTAATTAGGATTTCTTCTGCTGTTAGGACTCTTGTTGTTGGTGTAGTCGCTCTGGGAAGTGGGATATTTGGTATAGTAGCACTTGGTTTGTTGGCTTTGGGAGTGCAATTATTAGTGCAGGAGTTGAGCAAGCAGAAAAGTAGTGAAAACTAA
- a CDS encoding GerMN domain-containing protein, protein MRKIMSTNKRYFLPLIFVTIIVSLSSCNSNPTARNIDSGTPSSTTTPTNSASSQTPSQIPSVAQLREKSPNQEFPKENTPSLSIPKAVTNRTTSVTMYTSDTQCQELIPEKVSVPAEEPVKNVVSKILEKRDTSDLRLSGYRVNIKNGIATVDLRISPDSKRQIASLSSCEQFALFGSLRKTLTSNAQWNIKEVRFTERGENIVL, encoded by the coding sequence ATGAGGAAAATTATGAGCACAAACAAGAGATATTTTTTACCCCTTATTTTTGTGACAATTATTGTCAGCCTCAGCAGTTGTAATTCTAACCCCACCGCTCGTAATATTGACAGTGGAACGCCATCCTCTACCACAACACCGACAAATAGCGCATCGTCTCAGACTCCCAGCCAGATTCCTAGCGTAGCTCAATTAAGAGAAAAATCTCCTAATCAAGAATTTCCAAAGGAAAATACGCCTTCTTTATCAATTCCTAAAGCTGTCACTAACAGAACTACCAGCGTCACGATGTATACAAGTGATACCCAATGTCAAGAACTCATTCCAGAAAAGGTTTCAGTACCAGCTGAGGAACCAGTGAAAAACGTAGTGAGTAAAATTTTAGAAAAACGAGATACAAGCGACTTGAGGTTGTCTGGGTATCGTGTCAACATCAAAAATGGTATTGCTACAGTTGATTTACGAATATCCCCTGATTCAAAGCGACAAATAGCTTCTCTTTCTAGTTGTGAACAGTTTGCTCTATTTGGCAGTCTCCGCAAAACCTTAACAAGTAATGCTCAATGGAATATTAAAGAGGTTCGCTTTACCGAGCGAGGTGAAAACATTGTTCTTTAG